A single region of the Musa acuminata AAA Group cultivar baxijiao chromosome BXJ1-11, Cavendish_Baxijiao_AAA, whole genome shotgun sequence genome encodes:
- the LOC135596775 gene encoding uncharacterized protein LOC135596775 isoform X1, producing the protein MSMAADHNINFPLGGVFPQSFCNQHVVSFHSGTVNNTHGIFPGGMNISGGINGTTAMILAGNSGTLNNISPLVSTTNSPGNIPLEPQHGRKHRTSFAVDWSCEELEVMKRGLATYAGEPNIMKYIKIASKLPDKTVRDVAMRCRWMTKKENGKRRKPEDYYAGKKTKDRKEKVIGSSSMANMFCNQPESEATYSFKMHNGSHNNQFSCEAGPVIDSRTNHLLEDNAKIFHEIAVNLENNEIQNNIDLLYRSNENITAILNSMSGMPGIMSRMPPLPVYANESLMHSIFPCINQAHEPSNSHLKEERRSW; encoded by the exons ATGAGCATGGCAGCAGATCATAACATCAACTTCCCTCTTGGAGGAGTTTTCCCACAATCTTTTTGCAATCAACATGTAGTTTCCTTTCACTCAGGGACTGTAAACAACACACACGGTATTTTCCCCGGTGGAATGAACATTTCAGGTGGAATAAATGGAACGACGGCGATGATATTGGCTGGAAATTCTGGCACGCTGAACAATATTTCTCCTTTGGTCTCGACTACTAATTCTCCTGGAAATATCCCCCTCGAGCCACAACATGGGCGTAAGCATCGTACATCATTCGCTGTGGATTGGTCCTGCGAGGAATTGGAAGTGATGAAGCGAGGCCTTGCCAC ATATGCTGGTGAGCCTAATATCATGAAGTATATCAAGATTGCATCTAAGCTTCCTGACAAGACTGTGAGGGATGTTGCAATGAGGTGCCGATGGATGACT AAGAAGGAGAATGGTAAACGACGAAAGCCTGAAGACTATTATGCTGGGAAGAAAACCAAAGACAGGAAG GAGAAGGTGATAGGTTCTTCCTCAATGGCTAATATGTTCTGTAATCAACCAGAGAGCGAAGCTACCTATTCTTTCAAGATGCATAATGGGAGCCACAATAATCAATTCTCATGTGAAG CAGGCCCTGTGATAGACAGCAGAACAAATCATCTTCTAGAAGACAATGCAAAAATTTTTCATGAGATTGCAGTTAATCTTGAAAACAATGAG ATACAAAATAACATTGATCTCTTGTATCGCTCAAATGAGAATATAACAGCCATTTTAAATAG CATGAGTGGAATGCCTGGTATTATGAGTCGGATGCCTCCACTGCCTGTGTATGCCAATGAGAGTCTTATGCATTCAATATTCCCTTGTATTAATCAG GCACATGAACCCAGCAACAGTCATCTTAAGGAAGAGCGAAGATCCTGGTGA
- the LOC135596775 gene encoding uncharacterized protein LOC135596775 isoform X2 has product MSMAADHNINFPLGGVFPQSFCNQHVVSFHSGTVNNTHGIFPGGMNISGGINGTTAMILAGNSGTLNNISPLVSTTNSPGNIPLEPQHGRKHRTSFAVDWSCEELEVMKRGLATYAGEPNIMKYIKIASKLPDKTVRDVAMRCRWMTKKENGKRRKPEDYYAGKKTKDRKEKVIGSSSMANMFCNQPESEATYSFKMHNGSHNNQFSCEGPVIDSRTNHLLEDNAKIFHEIAVNLENNEIQNNIDLLYRSNENITAILNSMSGMPGIMSRMPPLPVYANESLMHSIFPCINQAHEPSNSHLKEERRSW; this is encoded by the exons ATGAGCATGGCAGCAGATCATAACATCAACTTCCCTCTTGGAGGAGTTTTCCCACAATCTTTTTGCAATCAACATGTAGTTTCCTTTCACTCAGGGACTGTAAACAACACACACGGTATTTTCCCCGGTGGAATGAACATTTCAGGTGGAATAAATGGAACGACGGCGATGATATTGGCTGGAAATTCTGGCACGCTGAACAATATTTCTCCTTTGGTCTCGACTACTAATTCTCCTGGAAATATCCCCCTCGAGCCACAACATGGGCGTAAGCATCGTACATCATTCGCTGTGGATTGGTCCTGCGAGGAATTGGAAGTGATGAAGCGAGGCCTTGCCAC ATATGCTGGTGAGCCTAATATCATGAAGTATATCAAGATTGCATCTAAGCTTCCTGACAAGACTGTGAGGGATGTTGCAATGAGGTGCCGATGGATGACT AAGAAGGAGAATGGTAAACGACGAAAGCCTGAAGACTATTATGCTGGGAAGAAAACCAAAGACAGGAAG GAGAAGGTGATAGGTTCTTCCTCAATGGCTAATATGTTCTGTAATCAACCAGAGAGCGAAGCTACCTATTCTTTCAAGATGCATAATGGGAGCCACAATAATCAATTCTCATGTGAAG GCCCTGTGATAGACAGCAGAACAAATCATCTTCTAGAAGACAATGCAAAAATTTTTCATGAGATTGCAGTTAATCTTGAAAACAATGAG ATACAAAATAACATTGATCTCTTGTATCGCTCAAATGAGAATATAACAGCCATTTTAAATAG CATGAGTGGAATGCCTGGTATTATGAGTCGGATGCCTCCACTGCCTGTGTATGCCAATGAGAGTCTTATGCATTCAATATTCCCTTGTATTAATCAG GCACATGAACCCAGCAACAGTCATCTTAAGGAAGAGCGAAGATCCTGGTGA
- the LOC135596776 gene encoding uncharacterized protein LOC135596776, giving the protein MASSGSAFPLLLVVLSLLAASATARPGVPFHPCNTVFISYTISTTTDAALSGNNRPNGFVSVYRIITPVRTTFHSDPRSAMIPRPGLLLPRREVAPAEPAPFGFSSLRDRAKDILVVVIGLLFGVGCGALTAVTMYLAWSLVAHRHEICGSDEYSDEEGDVKGSAKKAGYVKIPPADPVSVKEGYEGN; this is encoded by the coding sequence atggcttcctctGGCTCCGCCTTCCCCCTCCTCCTCGTCGTCCTCTCCCTCCTCGCTGCCTCCGCCACTGCTCGCCCCGGGGTCCCCTTCCACCCTTGCAACACTGTCTTCATCTCCTACACCATCTCCACCACTACCGACGCTGCCCTCTCCGGTAACAACCGTCCCAACGGATTCGTCTCCGTCTACCGCATCATCACCCCCGTCCGCACCACCTTCCACTCCGACCCTCGCTCGGCCATGATCCCGCGGCCGGGGCTCCTCCTCCCCCGCCGCGAGGTCGCCCCCGCCGAGCCGGCCCCCTTCGGGTTCAGCTCCCTCCGAGATCGCGCCAAAGACATCCTCGTGGTCGTGATCGGCCTCCTCTTCGGTGTTGGGTGCGGCGCCCTCACCGCCGTCACCATGTACCTGGCCTGGTCCCTTGTCGCCCACCGTCACGAGATCTGCGGCTCCGATGAGTACAGCGACGAGGAAGGGGATGTGAAAGGGAGCGCCAAGAAGGCAGGCTACGTCAAGATCCCGCCCGCTGATCCAGTGTCCGTCAAAGAAGGGTATGAGGGaaactag
- the LOC135596777 gene encoding probable metal-nicotianamine transporter YSL12 has product MGKEETEEEMVPEKEEKGGGEEATSVERVFEGQRVPAWREQLTVRAFVVSFFLAVMFSVIVMKLNLTTGIIPSLNVAAGLLGFFFVKLWTKGLESTGLLRTPFTRQENTVIQTCVVAAYGLAFSGGYGSYLFGMSSRVAAQATDDDDSQNIKDPRLGWMIGFMFVVSFLGLFSVVPLRKIMVIDYKLIYPSGTATAYLINGFHTPQGEKLAKQQVRTLGKYFAGSFLWGFFQWFYTAGDGCGFASFPSLGLQAFDHKFFFDFSATYVGVGMICPYLVNVSVLLGAILSWGVMWPLIENQKGNWYSATLPPSNLHGLQGYRVFIGIAMILGDGLYNFLKVLHRTTSAFITAARKRPAGTLPVSDDDRPTSALSFDDERRTEVFLKDQIPRWIAYGGYVAVAIVSIVTLPHIFHPLKWYFVLVAYVIAPILAFCNAYGCGLTDWSLASTYGKLAIFIFGAWVGAGNGGVLVGLAACGVMMSIVSTASDLMQDFKTGYLTLASPRSMFVSQVIGTCMGCVIAPCVFWLFFKAYKDIGTPDSEYPAPYAIIYRNMAILGVEGFSSLPKHCLTLCFVFFGLAIVINLARDLAGKKVARFIPIPMAMAIPFYIGSYFAIDMFIGSVILYVWERRNKAKADAFAPAMASGLICGDGIWTLPQAVLALAQVKPPICMKFLSRTMNDKVDAYISTLS; this is encoded by the exons ATGGGGAAGGAGGAGACGGAGGAGGAGATGGTGccggagaaggaagagaagggggGAGGGGAGGAGGCGACGTCGGTGGAGCGGGTGTTCGAGGGGCAGCGGGTGCCGGCGTGGCGGGAGCAGCTGACGGTGCGGGCGTTCGTGGTGAGCTTCTTCCTGGCGGTGATGTTCAGCGTGATCGTGATGAAGCTGAACCTGACCACCGGCATCATCCCCTCCCTCAACGTCGCCGCCGGCCTCCTCGGCTTCTTCTTCGTCAAGCTCTGGACCAAGGGCCTGGAGAGCACCGGCCTCCTCCGCACCCCCTTCACCCGCCAGGAGAACACCGTCATCCAGACCTGCGTCGTCGCCGCCTATGGCCTCGCCTTCAGCG GGGGCTACGGAAGCTATCTTTTCGGCATGAGTTCAAGGGTTGCTGCCCAAGCAACAGATGACGATGACTCGCAGAACATAAAGGATCCACGTCTTGGATGGATGATTGGATTTATGTTTGTCGTTAGCTTCCTTGGACTCTTCTCTGTTGTTCCTCTCAGAAAG ATAATGGTCATCGACTACAAGCTGATATATCCAAGTGGTACCGCCACTGCATACCTCATTAATGGCTTCCACACTCCTCAGGGTGAAAAGCTAGCCAA GCAACAAGTACGGACTTTGGGCAAGTACTTTGCTGGCAGCTTCCTTTGGGGATTCTTCCAGTGGTTTTATACTGCCGGTGACGGCTGTGGATTTGCATCATTCCCTTCGCTTGGTCTTCAAGCTTTTGATCACAA GTTCTTCTTTGACTTTTCTGCAACTTATGTTGGAGTCGGGATGATCTGCCCATATCTGGTGAATGTGTCTGTTCTCCTTGGAGCCATCCTTTCATGGGGAGTCATGTGGCCTCTCATAGAGAACCAGAAAGGCAACTGGTATTCGGCAACTCTCCCACCGAGCAATCTTCATGGACTGCAAGGTTACAGG GTCTTCATCGGCATTGCCATGATCCTTGGTGATGGCCTCTATAACTTTCTCAAGGTCCTGCATCGAACGACGTCCGCTTTCATCACCGCCGCACGCAAACGCCCCGCGGGCACTCTTCCTGTCTCCGACGACGACCGCCCTACTTCGGCGCTGTCGTTCGACGACGAAAGGCGAACCGAGGTCTTCCTCAAGGATCAGATCCCCAGATGGATAGCGTACGGAGGCTACGTTGCCGTCGCCATCGTCTCCATTGTTACGCTCCCACACATCTTCCATCCGCTCAAGTGGTACTTCGTGTTGGTCGCCTATGTTATCGCCCCGATCCTTGCCTTCTGCAACGCCTACGGCTGCGGCCTCACGGACTGGTCTCTCGCCTCCACCTACGGGAAGCTTGCCATCTTCATCTTCGGAGCTTGGGTTGGCGCCGGTAATGGTGGCGTGCTAGTAGGTCTCGCAGCCTGCGGCGTCATGATGAGCATCGTCTCCACTGCATCCGATCTCATGCAAGACTTCAAGACCGGATACCTCACATTGGCTTCTCCGAGGTCAATGTTCGTGAGCCAAGTCATCGGCACTTGCATGGGCTGCGTGATCGCTCCCTGCGTCTTCTGGTTGTTCTTCAAGGCGTACAAGGACATCGGCACGCCTGATAGCGAGTACCCGGCGCCGTACGCCATCATCTACCGCAACATGGCCATCCTCGGAGTCGAGGGCTTCTCGTCGCTGCCGAAGCACTGCCTCACCCTCTGCTTCGTGTTCTTCGGGCTCGCCATCGTCATCAACCTGGCGAGAGACCTGGCGGGCAAGAAGGTAGCGAGGTTCATACCGATTCCGATGGCGATGGCGATCCCCTTCTACATCGGCTCCTACTTCGCCATCGACATGTTCATCGGGAGCGTGATACTCTACGTGTGGGAGAGGAGAAATAAGGCCAAGGCGGACGCGTTTGCTCCGGCGATGGCGTCGGGGTTGATATGCGGCGACGGCATATGGACGCTGCCGCAGGCGGTTCTCGCGCTTGCTCAGGTGAAGCCGCCGATATGCATGAAGTTCCTGTCGAGGACGATGAACGATAAAGTCGATGCATATATCTCCACGTTGTCGTAG
- the LOC135596778 gene encoding uncharacterized protein LOC135596778, with protein MQIRRSSQLFSDGFLDGAVSRSRENGTIATIPASSSVSSFSSSSSDSPPKVNYIEHRVSKMDTLPGVAIKYGVEVEDVKRLNGLTTDIQMFAHKSLQIPLPGRHPPSIRSTNGSAANGFSKEHTPPRHPSNGVLDLLQSLKLKTSSTKVSPAMNNLRSYYGLTQFEKDPVLEGTEMAVYRIGDCCLADELLPTEAPFSDSLIGQHQKSRSLVNGFSPENGKTAQEKTILDTAENNEIEKAVRRRQKNDSVPSLGTPELLLEDNNSGFSGRKGKGLSMRPKLGSRTDVDMVHPNATPNGDSFVTNGSVFVRKSSSTSSLQESENSSSIWPTSKWTLNPEVLARPLFDGLPKPINVWKNKAALD; from the exons ATGCAGATCCGGAGGAGCTCACAACTCTTCTCGGATGGTTTTCTGGATGGGGCCGTCTCCCGCTCTCGAGAGAACGGCACGATTGCCACCATCCCCGCGTCCTCGTCCGTGTCATCCTTCTCTTCGTCTTCTTCCGATTCCCCCCCGAAAGTTAATTATATTGAGCACCGGGTGTCAAAGATGGATACACTTCCTGGAGTTGCCATAAAGTACGGTGTCGAG GTCGAAGACGTCAAACGGTTGAATGGCTTGACGACAGATATCCAGATGTTTGCTCATAAATCATTGCAGATTCCCCTGCCAGGAAGGCATCCCCCATCGATTCGTTCCACTAATGGTTCAGCTGCTAATGG TTTTTCCAAAGAACATACTCCACCCCGTCATCCTAGTAATGGAGTTTTGGATTTGTTGCAATCACTCAAGCTGAAAACTTCTTCGACTAAGGTTTCCCCAGCAATGAACAACTTACGGTCATACTATGGTCTGACACAATTTGAAAAGGATCCAGTTCTTGAGGGAACAGAGATGGCAGTGTACAGAATAGGTGATTGCTGCTTGGCTGATGAACTATTGCCCACAGAGGCACCATTTTCTGATTCACTTATAGGTCAGCATCAGAAATCTAGAAGTTTGGTCAATGGGTTTTCACCGGAAAATGGCAAGACTGCCCAGGAAAAGACTATTTTAGATACTGCAGAGAACAATGAGATCGAGAAAGCTGTCCGGAGGCGTCAAAAGAATGATTCAGTCCCATCTTTGGGCACCCCAGAATTGTTGTTGGAGGATAACAACAGTGGGTTTTCGGGAAGAAAAGGAAAAGGTCTGTCAATGAGACCAAAACTGGGAAGCCGGACTGATGTGGATATGGTTCACCCAAATGCTACTCCTAATGGAGACTCCTTCGTGACCAATGGGTCTGTTTTTGTCAGGAAATCATCCAGCACATCAAGCTTGCAGGAGTCCGAAAACAGTTCCTCCATATGGCCAACTAGCAAGTGGACTCTGAATCCTGAGGTTCTTGCTAGGCCATTGTTTGATGGCTTGCCGAAGCCTATAAATGTGTGGAAGAACAAAGCTGCTCTTGATTAG